TGGGAAAATCGTGCTTGTTTTTTTTGATTTAGCTTTGTATACCTTATTGCCATCCTTAACATTTTATTTTGAGAAAATTTTCGGTTCAGGGAAAAAACAAATCGTCACCCGATTCCGTAAATTTCAAATGGTTTATTCTATATTCTGTTTTTCTCTAATGGTTGTTAATATCCTTCTGTCGTATCAGCTGGAAGACTTTTATAGATTTATGACAACTAACGTTCTAGGCATCTTTATGATTTTGCAATTTATATTATTGGTAAGCTTGGCGTTTATTCATACTTATCGCGGCAATGCAGATGCCATTGTTTTCACTACAGGGTTTACTATATTTTCTTTTGTATCTCTTACTGAATTGGTCGTGTACTACATATCCAGAGAATCCTATCAATTATATTGGTGGAAGTGGGGGTTGATGTTTTTCGTATTATCTTTAATCGTCATACTAGGGAGAAGGTTTACGAGAAACCATGAACAACTCGTTGAATATTCTCGTAGGCTTGAGAAGTTCAATAATGATTTGCAGCGCTCCGAGAAGATGGAGATTATTAGTGAATTAGCGGCTTCTGTAGCGCATGAGGTACGAAATCCCTTGCAGGTGACCCGTGGTTTCCTTCAGATCCTAGGGGAACGGTCAGATCATAAGGAGAGGGAATATATGCAGATGGCCATCGCAGAACTGGATAGAGCCACAGTTATTATTTCAGACTTCCTTACCTTTGCTAAGCCGGGCTTGGAGACTATTGAAAGGCTTGATGTATCCGAAGAGTTACGCCATGTTTCTGGTATTCTTTCTCCGCTTGCCAATTTACAAGGGGGAGTGATTGAACTCAACCTACAGTCAGATCTCTGCGTAATTGGGTCATCTGCCAAATTCAAACAAGCCTTTATTAATATTATAAAAAATAGCATCGAAGCTTTGCAGGATAATGGACTGATTAGAGTTACAGCCTGGGAAT
This Paenibacillus sp. FSL R5-0345 DNA region includes the following protein-coding sequences:
- a CDS encoding sensor histidine kinase gives rise to the protein MKLPKPKIAATLLLFLLLTAIVPYGAAIVSAGSSDSALPGWEIRFGNTEVETVEEAVAASDDEWIRVTPQDNKPETPRGVSSAWLRFSLPQLSDKSALFINKIYGNSVKAYLNNALVYDSEDKYNFNGSKILIPLSKEDGGQKLYIWTQGGSKDLGIEGEIRVDRYSTLLSIYVKQGLLDIIIGTTFIFVAIVLLICSLFMRKGFFTDGFLLVLILLSIGVIVVTYSSFLPIVLGDYGKIVLVFFDLALYTLLPSLTFYFEKIFGSGKKQIVTRFRKFQMVYSIFCFSLMVVNILLSYQLEDFYRFMTTNVLGIFMILQFILLVSLAFIHTYRGNADAIVFTTGFTIFSFVSLTELVVYYISRESYQLYWWKWGLMFFVLSLIVILGRRFTRNHEQLVEYSRRLEKFNNDLQRSEKMEIISELAASVAHEVRNPLQVTRGFLQILGERSDHKEREYMQMAIAELDRATVIISDFLTFAKPGLETIERLDVSEELRHVSGILSPLANLQGGVIELNLQSDLCVIGSSAKFKQAFINIIKNSIEALQDNGLIRVTAWEFGAHVMISVRDNGEGMNGSELARLGEPYYSNKTKGTGLGLMVTFRIIEAMEGTTEFQSEKGEGTEIIIKLPKYRKI